The Prosthecobacter fusiformis sequence CTTTCCGGCAACTGGCTGCAGATCTGCTGGTCAGCGTGATCACCGTGAAGCGTGCCTACGAGGAGCTGGAGCGTGAAGGCATCATCTACCGCCGCCAGGGGCTGGGCACTTTCGTGGCCGCACAAGGGCAGGACCGATCCCGCGAGGTGAAGCTGGCCCACGCCCGGGAACTCCTCCTCACGGCTGCACGCGAGGCAGCCGAAAGCGGCCTCAGTCCCGCCGAAATCACCCAGTTTTTCATGGAAACGCTCAACGACTACGCCTCATGAACCCGACCACCCTGAACATCCAACACGGACAGGAGTGTCCACGCTCCTCTCATCCGCCCGCCCTTGATATCACCGCTTTGGAGAAACGTTTCCCGCGTTTCACCCTGGGGCCCATTAACCTGAGCGTTCCCTCTGGCCTCATCTATGGGCTTATAGGCCCTAACGGCGCAGGAAAAACGACCTTGCTGGACCAGATCTTTGGCATGGGTCTGCCCGATGCCGGCCGCATCCAGGTGAATGGCCTGGACCACCTGCGCCATGAGGTGGAGGTGAAAAGGCGCACCGCCTATGTGGGCCCAGACCTCAGTTATGCAGCGTGGGGAAAGGTAGGCCGGGCCATCCGGTTTGTGCGCAGTTTTCATCCCGACTGGGACGACGCGCTGGCCTCACGGCTCATGCAGACTTTTGGCATCATGCCGACGGATCGCATCGCCACGCTGTCATTCGGAGGCAGAATGAAACTGGCGCTGCTGCTGGCCATGGCTTGGCGGCCGCATTTTCTGGTGCTGGACGAGCCCACTACCGGTCTGGATGCCCATGCTAAAAAGGCGGTGTTTGCGGAGTTGTTGGCCATCGTTAAAGATGAGGCCCGGACAGTTCTTCTCTCCACGCACCAGATCAGTGACCTGGAGCGTTTTGCGGATCATGTCGGCATTCTTCATCAGGGCCGACTGCTGACTGAAGGCACACCGGCAGACCTCATGCAGCGTCATGTTCAGGTGGAGTTCCTGTGCGAGGACCCTGCCATCCGGCACCTGCCCGGACTTTTTGTTCAAGAGAACGCGGCAGCCCGCTATCGCGCTGTGATGGACACCCAGACAACCTCCATCCGTGCGCTGACGGACAAAGGTGCGGGCGAAATACGCTCACAGCCACTCTCCCTTGAAGAACTTTTCATCGCGCTCACCCCCTAAACCCCTTTGCCATGATTTCTCTTATCCTCGATTTTGTATCCCGCTGGCGTTGGGTATTGGGCCTATACATGGTCTTCGTCGGCTTTTTCGCCTTTACCTCGCGGACACTCATCAGCATTGCCCCCATGACCTTTTTTCTTTTGTTCATGGATGCTCAGCGGGGCGTTTTTTATACCCTCCGCCCGCAGCCTGTTTCCAGGCGGGATCAAGATCGCGCGTGGTGGTTTACCGGTGTGTGGCTGCTCACTATGCTCAGCGCACCCGTCATGGCAGCAGGGCTCTGGTGGCGGCAGCATGAGTATCCTGCGTCCCTACACCCTGGGGAGTCTCCGTGGTTTGCTCTGACGACTGTCTTGTACCTGGGGCTGGGATCGTCTGCGCTGCTCGCATTGCTCATTCTAATGCTGCCCCGCCAAGCTCCAGAAACCAAGGGCCAATGGCTCATCGTTCTGCCAGTCTCTGCTGTGGGCGGAATGCTCATGATGGGTACCCTGGCACTGCCACAGATGCTGCCAAAGACCCTCCCTGAAATGGGCACCTGGCACTGGATCGCCGCTGGGCTGCTGCCTTTATTACTCTGGCTCTCTTATGTAGCTGCGCCCAAGATTACCCGACTGAGCATGAAGCCAGCCCGGCCCGCGCCCTTATCGCAGATACCTGTCTTGCCACCTGATATAAACAGGCGTGGATACTCAGGATGGAGCTTCCTCCTCCTGTCCATGCACAAGCACATGCTGGCCATCATAGTATTCATGAGCCTGGCCATGTGGCTGTCTTCCTGGTGGATACGTGGCCCTCTTTCTGACGAGGAGTCACGCCGGATCTGCATCAATCTCGTCGTTTATATGATCTTATTCTCATCCTTCATACCCGACTGGTTCAGCCTGCGAATGCTGCGTACGGCCCCTCTCTCCAGCCGGACACTGGCCCTGATGCTGCTGAGCGTTCCCTGTGTGCAGGGCCTGCTGGCCGCGTTACAAATGGGCCTAGCCATGGGATGGCGGACCTCATTCTTCGAAGTCCTGGTCGATAGCCTGTCCATCGGTCTTTTTACGGCCGGTTCCGGAGCCCTGATGCTGACCATTTCCTGCCATGCCAATACGTTCTGGCGGTTTGCCTCCATGATTTTTCCACTCTCCCTGATGATATTCGAGGTCTTCCAAAACGGCAGCCTGCTGCCTTGGCTGCCCGGCATCGGCTTCATTCTATTGCTCCTTTCCTGGCTCCTTTTAAAGCGTGGTATCTGGCGTTCCTCCGCGTTTTACCGGCCGCGATTCGGCCTCGGCACAAATGCCGGGCAACCTGTAGGCGCAAGTTGAGCTTGGCGTGCGAATAGGTCATATTAACACATGACACCCTGCTTGTCTCTCATCGCGGTTATCTCGGCGGATGGTTTTATTTCAGCAGGTGAAGGCGTCCCCTGGAGCCTGCCGAAAGACCGCGACCACTTCCGTGCCTACACCCAGGGAAAATGGCTTTTGTTAGGCCGGAAGACGTATGAAGAAATGCTCGGCTGGTTCTCGGATCATCATCCCCTGGTGCTCAGCCGCGATGCCAAGTTCCTGCCTTTCCTGGGTGAGCGTGTCACCGGCATCCAGGAGGCTCTGCAACGTGCGGGTGAGGCTCATCAGCCTGAGCTGGTCGTCTGTGGCGGGGCAGGTGGATACGAAGCCGCCATGCCTCTGGCTGAGCGCCTCATCATTACCCATGTGGATCACCTGCTCGGCGGCGGAGTTCCCTTTCCCCATTTCAGCCAGCAGGATTGGGAGCCCATCTCCAGGGTGGCTCATGTGCGGGATGATTTTCATGAGCATGGCTTTGCCATCGTGACCTATCAGCGTGTGCACAAATATCAGGACGCTGCCTGACAAGCTGCCTGTTGCGCCGATGCCGGGCCGGACGATCTTACCCCCACGCATGATCCGCCTCTGCACGGCATTTCTCTTCTGGACCTGCCTTGGCTTCTGGGCCACGGCCAGTGCTCAAGATATGCCTGCAGCCCCGGCCAACGGGCTGCGTGATGACACGCGCGCATTGAATGAAAAAATCCAGGCTGAACTGGCCCAGGACATCGCCACCTGCCGGGAGGCGATCCATGCGGATGTGTGGTTCAACGCCAGCACGTATGTGACTGCGGGGCAGAGCCTGGGCCTTCGAGCGCGGAGCCTCCGCCAGCACTGGAGCCCTGGAAAGGATGCCGTCCTGATGACCTATGACCGCGCCAGTGATTCCCATGCACTGTCTTTCTCGCCAGGTTTATGGCAGCGCTATCCTTCGGCCGAGATCATCTCCATCATTCAGCGCAGCTTAGTCACCATGGCGGATAAAACGCAGCCGCTGGAAACCCGACTCACCCTGAGCCTGCGACAAGTGCTACGAAAGCTTCAAGCTCTGGAAAAGCAGAGGCACCAGTCTGCCATCACACTCTCCCGTCATCACCTCCGGCTGGCACAGTCCTTTGCCATCGGCCTGGGTGCAGGGGCACTTTTGCTATTGCTCGTGGGCGTGGTCATCCGTCGGCGGGATACGCAGGCAGCCTGGCAGTCATTCTTTCCGAAAGTCCAGGTCGGCATCCGTTACGGTGCACCCCACGGGGGTGGGGTGATCGTGGAAAAATGACGTTCAGGAGGGATCAGCACCGGGCTACGAACCACCCCGGCAAGGGAGATCAATACTCGTCCTCTTCAGGTGTCTCCGGCCCGCCTTGCACAGGGATCGGGATCCCCTGCTTTTCCATCACGGCTTCTACCGTTTTGATATGCTTCAGCGGCAGCTTTTTGCGCTGATATTTGCGGAACAGCAGATCGTGGAGTTTCAGCCACGTTTCAGCGGTCGGTTGCATCGGCGTCCATTCCTCGCCATCGGGATGCGCCAGGCGGAAAAGCCATTCGCGCGAGTTCCAGTGGGCACGGATGTATTGCTTCTGCCCGTCTTCCAGGCGTTCATGCCATTCGTGGATTTGGTTTTTGGTCATTGAGAGTGCTCAGGATGCGCTAGTATCGCCACCATGCAAGCTGCCAACACCAGCCCCTCCCCCGCCCTGCCTAAACTAATGCTGTATCTCGCTGCCGTCATGCTCGGCGGGGCAATGCTAGCCACGCCCCTTTTTCACCTGGGAAAATGGGGACATGAATGGCTGGGGACGACTTCTCTAGGCGGCACAGGTATTGGCACCTGGCTAATGAAGGAAATCGAGCGAGCCCACTTCACCCGCTATTTCAACCGCGCCGTCCTGCTCTGCGCCATCGTCTTTATCTGGCCGTTTC is a genomic window containing:
- a CDS encoding ABC transporter ATP-binding protein; the protein is MNPTTLNIQHGQECPRSSHPPALDITALEKRFPRFTLGPINLSVPSGLIYGLIGPNGAGKTTLLDQIFGMGLPDAGRIQVNGLDHLRHEVEVKRRTAYVGPDLSYAAWGKVGRAIRFVRSFHPDWDDALASRLMQTFGIMPTDRIATLSFGGRMKLALLLAMAWRPHFLVLDEPTTGLDAHAKKAVFAELLAIVKDEARTVLLSTHQISDLERFADHVGILHQGRLLTEGTPADLMQRHVQVEFLCEDPAIRHLPGLFVQENAAARYRAVMDTQTTSIRALTDKGAGEIRSQPLSLEELFIALTP
- a CDS encoding GntR family transcriptional regulator produces the protein MPPVSSIKLILPPISPAAPGSLYEQIVTGLKRVISEGKLEPDSALPSFRQLAADLLVSVITVKRAYEELEREGIIYRRQGLGTFVAAQGQDRSREVKLAHARELLLTAAREAAESGLSPAEITQFFMETLNDYAS
- a CDS encoding dihydrofolate reductase, with the protein product MTPCLSLIAVISADGFISAGEGVPWSLPKDRDHFRAYTQGKWLLLGRKTYEEMLGWFSDHHPLVLSRDAKFLPFLGERVTGIQEALQRAGEAHQPELVVCGGAGGYEAAMPLAERLIITHVDHLLGGGVPFPHFSQQDWEPISRVAHVRDDFHEHGFAIVTYQRVHKYQDAA